One Nocardioidaceae bacterium SCSIO 66511 genomic window carries:
- a CDS encoding DUF805 domain-containing protein: MGFPEAVRTVLSKYVVFSGRARRSEFWWFALFSFLVSLVAAILDAALGTDFGDGASSSGLFQVIATLALFLPGLAVAIRRLHDTSRVGWWYLIGLIPFIGWIVLLVFFVLDSHGDNKYGPSPKRAIA, encoded by the coding sequence ATGGGATTCCCTGAAGCAGTACGCACGGTGCTGTCGAAGTATGTGGTGTTCTCCGGGCGGGCGCGCCGTAGCGAGTTCTGGTGGTTCGCGCTGTTCTCCTTCCTCGTGTCGCTCGTCGCCGCGATCCTGGACGCAGCTCTCGGGACCGACTTCGGAGACGGAGCCAGCAGCAGCGGTCTGTTCCAGGTGATCGCTACGCTGGCGCTGTTCCTGCCGGGTCTGGCCGTTGCGATTCGTCGCCTGCACGACACCAGCCGGGTCGGCTGGTGGTACCTGATCGGACTCATCCCGTTCATCGGCTGGATCGTGCTGCTCGTCTTCTTCGTCCTGGACAGCCACGGTGACAACAAGTACGGCCCCAGCCCGAAGCGAGCCATCGCCTAG
- a CDS encoding flavodoxin family protein has protein sequence MTRLLLVHHSPTRSMGTLLESVLGGANDDAITGVDVVVRPALEATADDVLAADGYLLGTTANFGYMSGALKHFFDSTFLQIGGALSTTGAADESSGQTSGRPFGLYVHGRYDTNGAVRSVLSITGALNWRQAAATLEVMGDVTDEHRAAAYELGGTLAALLMP, from the coding sequence ATGACCCGGTTGCTCCTGGTACACCACTCGCCCACCCGCTCGATGGGCACACTGCTCGAATCCGTGCTCGGCGGCGCCAACGACGATGCGATCACCGGTGTCGACGTGGTCGTTCGCCCGGCGCTGGAGGCGACCGCAGACGATGTGCTCGCAGCAGACGGGTATCTGCTCGGCACAACTGCGAACTTCGGCTATATGAGCGGCGCACTGAAGCACTTCTTCGACTCGACGTTCCTGCAGATCGGCGGCGCCCTGTCCACCACCGGAGCCGCCGACGAGTCGAGCGGGCAGACCTCCGGGCGCCCGTTCGGCCTGTACGTGCACGGGCGCTACGACACCAACGGCGCCGTACGCTCGGTGCTGTCCATCACCGGCGCCCTCAACTGGCGACAGGCCGCAGCGACCCTCGAGGTGATGGGCGATGTCACCGATGAGCATCGCGCCGCCGCGTACGAGCTCGGCGGAACCCTCGCCGCACTCCTGATGCCCTGA
- a CDS encoding septum formation family protein: protein MRTTAVVRALVLLACTVLLVAGCNGDDDSPDASGGSDEPTESETTSEPPPPPPAPKRGRCYRLTADDVAQAHSDAKSVPCKRPHTTQTFSVGPLPKKLVRGGSVESNAIASLVDKRCSDRFVDHVGGDGQTRTLARVRPVWFVPTEEEIARGAEWFRCDVVADGSGDEPARLPAVTKGLLDPDDALDDWGTCDKAGDSLNPESEWRLCSEPHNWQAISTLTVGDGDDGWPGRDELVARGDECESTVRDYLDDSTGALSFQWTFPTESQWQAGRRYGLCWTEDD, encoded by the coding sequence GTGCGAACAACGGCCGTCGTACGCGCCCTCGTCCTCCTCGCGTGCACAGTTCTTCTCGTCGCCGGCTGCAACGGCGACGATGACTCACCCGACGCATCCGGCGGAAGCGACGAGCCGACGGAGTCGGAGACGACCTCCGAGCCACCACCGCCGCCTCCCGCGCCGAAGCGGGGCCGCTGCTACCGGTTGACCGCTGACGACGTCGCACAGGCGCACAGCGACGCGAAGTCGGTGCCGTGCAAGCGGCCGCACACCACACAGACGTTCTCCGTCGGACCGCTCCCGAAGAAGCTGGTGCGCGGCGGCTCGGTTGAGAGCAACGCAATCGCGAGTCTCGTCGACAAGCGATGCTCAGACCGGTTCGTCGACCACGTCGGAGGTGACGGTCAGACCCGCACCTTGGCCCGGGTGCGTCCGGTGTGGTTTGTGCCGACCGAGGAAGAGATCGCGCGTGGGGCCGAGTGGTTCCGCTGCGACGTCGTCGCCGACGGGTCCGGCGACGAACCCGCGAGGCTCCCCGCGGTGACAAAGGGACTCCTCGACCCCGACGACGCCCTCGACGACTGGGGTACGTGTGACAAAGCCGGCGACTCGCTGAACCCCGAATCCGAGTGGCGGCTGTGCTCCGAACCCCACAACTGGCAGGCGATCAGCACACTGACGGTCGGCGACGGCGATGATGGCTGGCCGGGCCGCGACGAGCTGGTGGCTCGCGGTGACGAGTGCGAGTCGACCGTTCGCGACTACCTCGACGACTCGACCGGCGCGCTGTCGTTCCAGTGGACGTTCCCGACGGAGTCACAGTGGCAGGCGGGCCGTCGCTACGGGCTCTGCTGGACCGAGGATGACTGA